AACGAGCGCATCCTTGAGGTATCGGGGAGCGGGACCCCAGGTAGTTCCTAATTAATCGAAGGATTAAACGGTGATCTCCAAAGGTCATCCCCCAGCCGTCATTCCACGTCCACCCAAATATGTAACGACCGGTAGGCGTTCTCCCGCGTCGGTTCGCTCGGCGGGTCGTCTTTGTACAGGAGGTACGTGAGGCGAAGGTCCTCACCGGTCATCGTCGGTGTCACCTCGTGTTCAATCATCTCCGATTCATTGTGGGCGAGCGTTGTCCCGAGCCGGTCGACCTCCTCGCGTTCGACAACCGTCGAGTCGTTGCCCTCGGTGTCGACTCGTTGGAGCTGGATCACCACGCTATACTCGACGGTCTCGTGTTCGCGATTCTCGATACCAGCGACGAGCGGCTGGCTCTCCCCGGAGACGAACTCCTCGGGGTAGCCCGCCGCGACGTACTCCCCGTCGTCTCCCTCGGTCACGAGGTAGAACTCGGTGAAACGTTCGCCCTGCTGTGGCGAGGCGATCGCGTAGCCCATCGTGGCGAGCGCGAGGACGATCGAGAGCGCGAGCGCGACGTTTACCGCCGCCTCGACCCTGTCATCTGGATCGAACAGCTCCGTTCGTGCGCGCTCGGTCCACGTTCGCCACGGAACGGAAAAGCGCTCGTCGGGCGAGAGCGCCTGTCGTCGCGCCGCGGCGACCGCGACGCAGACGAGCGTGAACCCGCTCAGGCTGAGAACGATCGGTCCGAATCCGAGCCCCCAGGGCGAAAAGGTAAGCACAAGGCCGATCAGCGGCACGAGCGCGACGCTCATTCCAAAGCCGAGCGCGAGCCGTTCGACCCAGTCGATCCCCCGGTTCTCGTCGATTCCCTCGCCGTCGGGCCTCGGCGACTCGCCTCGCTCCGGAAAGAGCGCCGCAATGAACGCATACCCTGGCAGGAAGAGGACGAACACAAGCCCCGAGAGCACGCGAATCGCCGACTCGTTCACGACCGGAACGAGTGTCGATGCGACGGCGAGAATGGTCAGAGCGACGACACCCACGAGGTCCGCTGGGAGCCTCCGAACCGGCTCAGGTATGAGCAGAGCGAGGTCCCGACGATTCATCTTTTCAAAATATCCCCTACTCGGTCATAAAACGGATGCATCGTCTACGACTCCGCGAAACGTTCGGCATCACCGATCGCCTCGTCTGCCACGTCGGTTGGCGTCGAATACGGTGCGTATACAGCGGTTTCGTATCGCGTTGTGAGCGACTTCAGGCAATCGATTTCCTTCTCCGAGAGCCCCTCTGCGAGGCAGGTCTGGTAGAACTCCCAGTGGGTCATCGCTTCCGATGGTCCGCGCCCAAGCGCGAGTCTCGCTGCGGCGTACGCGGACTGGATCGCTCGATCCGTCTCGCCCGCTCGAAGTCGTTTGCGTGCGGCGAGGAGGAGCGCTCTAATCGCCTGGGCGTTCGTCGTTACCCCGGTAGCACCGGGTAGCTCATTCTCCCCTTCGATCTCATCTTCGGTCCCCCGGGAGGCTCTCCGTCGGCTGATACCCACGGCGAGAGCCACACCCATAACTGCCACGAGTGCGGAGAGGAGAAGTGTGTCTCCCGAGACCGGGATGCCATACGAATCCAAGAGACCGTCTAAGCTGCCTGCACCATCCCCGTCGTTCAGGTCGAGTGTCATCGATACTTCCGCGTCTTCGATGTTGCTCCCCGGGTCCGCGTAGGTGACGGTTACTGTGGCGGTAGGTTCGTCGGGGAGGGTGATCGTTCGTTCGAACGTCCCCTCATCGGTAGTTCGGACCTCGGTTCTGGCCCCCTCGACGTCGATTTCGATCGTTTGATTGGGAAGCGCCTCGCCAGCCGTTGTGCTTAGTTCTCCCGCAATGATCGCGCCGTCTTCACCCGTCGGTTCGACGCGTACCTCAAGGTCACTTTGGGTTTCCGTGATCGAAACCGGCACAATCGCTTCCGAATTGGAGAGGGCTTGATCCTCCAGATCGGTAAGCACGCGAACGTCGGCATCCCCGGATGGGACGTTCGCGGGAACCGTCGTGTTTACTGTGAACGTCCCGTTCTGGGTCGTCTCCGTCCGATCGTACTCCTCACCGTCGACCACGAGCACCACTGGCACTGCGTCAACCGCCACGTCGTCCGCACTTACCGTGCCGTTCACCATGAGGTCGTCACCGAACGCCGCGCTCTCCGTGTTCTCGGTCACCTCGGTCGTCGAATCGACCTGTTCGACAGAGACCGGTACGGTTGCGTTCGATCCCACGTACGGAGACCCACGCTCCGGTACGTACTCGACTTCGAGCGCGCTCGCGTCAAGCGGGAGCACCGTCGGTCGGTACGGTACGCTGAACGAACCGGTGGCGGTGGTCGTCGTGCTCAGCCGTTGTCCTTCGATCTCGAGGGCGATCGGTTCGTTCGTTACCGGTTCTCCCTCGACGGTTTGTACCGTCCCTGAGAGCGTCATTGGCTCACGAAACGAGATCTCCGTCGGATCGCCATCTACGCTGAGCTCCGTCTCTACGAACTCCCGTTCTCTGACTTCAGAATGTTGACTGTCGATCTCGGAGCGGATGTTTTCGACCGACTCACGTTCAGCGCTCGTGTCCCTGCCCGTCTCCTCTTCGATACGATCGTACTCGTCGTCCGCGCGGTCGGCTCTTTCCTCGATCGAGGCAGCGAGTTCGTCGAGATCGCGGGCGAGGTCTCGAGCACGGTCTCCATCGCCGTCCTCAACCGCGTCTTGGTACTCTTCGTACGTACGCTCGTACGCCTCCACGTCGTCGGTGAGGTTGCGCTGGTTCTCCACCGCTTCCTCGAACTCCTCCGCCGTTCGCCGCTCTTCGTCCTCGGTTTCTTCGTCCTCGCTGTCTTCGACCTCCGCGTATCTCCCGAGCAGTTCGTCGTACTCCTCTCCAACGGCATCGCGTGCGCCATCATACTGGCGTTCGCTCAACAGTACGGAACTCTCACCGAGGCGGTCGTCGAGCCGGTCGCGTAACCACTGGCTGACGGCGCTTTCGTTACCCTCCACCTCTGCCTCGTCTGGGTGTTCGTGTTCGGTCGTCTCGTTCGACGGGTCGGCGACCCCGACTGCTCCAAAGGCTCCGAGGAGGCAGACACCGACGATGAGCACCGAGCCCGCGAGGACCAGACGCCGGTTCGATAACACTGAACGTTATACATCGAGGACGGTAAAACATCTTACTATCCGGAAGGTTCAACTAGCGGACCGAGTTCTATCAGTGTATGCGGTTCACACGCCGGTACTGGGCGACGGCTTCGCTCGTCGCCGTCCTTTCCGGGGGAGCGGTCGTGCTCGTCCAGCCGGTGCTGTTTTTCGGTGCGGCACTCGTCGGAGGGTGGCTACTGGCGAGACAGTTTGCTTTCGTCGACGAACTCAACTCGACTGTCGAGAGCCTCGAACTGTCACAGACGCTCGAGAAGGAGCGTGCGGTCTCCGGGACGCCCGTACCTCTCGTCGTAACGGCGTCACTTCAGACCCCCGCAACGCTGGACATCCACGTCCGCGGCGGCGTGCCGGTTACCGCGAGTGCCTCGAGCCAGGCAGAGTTCACGATCGAACCGGGTGTGACCGAGGAATCGCGAGTGATCGACTTACAGTGGGGGGTCGCCGGTAAGTTCACTCTACAGGAGGCAGCGGTTACCGCTGCAGATCCGTATGGGCTGTTCACCGAGCAGGTTTCGATGGGGACCACACCTACGATCACTGTCGAGCCCCGGGGACCGCGGTCCGTACACCTCGGTCGGGCAGGGGAGCAAGTCAGGCGCGCACTCGGTGATCACGAAGTCGATCCGCTCGACGTCGGCCTCGAACCGGAGGAGGTCCGGCAGTACGTCCCAGGTGATGCCGTTCGAATGATCGACTGGAAGGCGACGGCGAGGTTCGACTTCCCCCACGTCCGTACGTTCGAGACGGAGACGGATCGAACGACGATCCTCATCATGGACCATCGGGGGCCCATGGGGATGGGCCACGAAGGCGAGACGAAACTCGACTACGCCCGCCATGCGGGCTTGCTGTTCGCGAGGGAAGCGCGAGCACGACGTGACCCGTTGGGGTTTTACGCCGTAAGCGGGGACGGAACCAGCCTGAGGCACCCGCCGACGGGGACGAACCGTGGCTACGCAGCGATCAGAGCCCATCTGTACGACCTGAACGTGAACGAAGCGGGCGATGTCAGTCACAGAGGAGGGCCGTTGATGAGAAAGAATCGGCGGACTGCCGGGCGCCTCATAGGCGACGACTCTCCGTTTGCGATCACGCTTAGGACGTATCTAACTCATGGAGATAGTTCAGTTGTGAACACGGAACGAAAGCCGTTACTCGCGTGCACCAGAATGCACGTCGACCGACAACAGGGAGCGACCCGGACGGTGATCGTAACCGATGACTCGCACGGAGAGGAGGTCCGTGAGGCAGCAATGATCGCTCGACGTGGGAACAATCGGGTGGTCGTCGTGCTTACGCCGACTGTGCTGTTCGAACCAGAGGGACTGGGAGACCTCGCTACCGCCTACGACCGATACGTGGAGTTCGAGAGATTTCGACGGTCACTCGACGTAATCGACCGCGTGGAAGCGCTCGAACTCGGCCCGGGTGAACGACTCTCGGCTGTCTTAAATGCCGGCGAAAGAAGGAGTCCGGAAAGAAGGAGTCCGGCGAGGTCATGACCGAGACGGATCGGTTCCCAGAGCGGACGCAGACACCCACCTGGATCGGCTCCATCGCGTTGCTGGCAACCGTCTCGGCGTTCGCACTCGTCGGGGGAATCCAGGGTGGAGTCGCTGCGACGGCACTTGTGCCGATCTGGTTACTCCTACCCGGGATATACGTCGTCGCGTTCGGTCACATCCTGCTCGCGGCGTTCGTCGGTGACCTCAGCGTCGTCTCGGTACTCGCAGTCGAGATCGGTTTGTTACTCCTCCTTGCGGACGCAGCGTACGCCCATCATCGACCTGGGACGCTCTTCGCGAACGCTGTCTTCGCCGCTGGTGGACTCGTCGTTGTCGTCGCCGTGATACTGGCTGGAGATGGGAGACTGTGGATCACGGCCGGCGGCCTATTATTCGCGTTCGGAGCAGCTGCATACGGGATTCATCGGTACGAACTCGTTTCATTGGGAGTGCTGACAGATGAGTAACCAAGACCAACTGAATACGGAACCGCTGGGGACACAAGCAGGGTTGGTCGCCCAGATCAGACTGCTGGAAGCGGAGAACGAACGGCTCAGGGAACGGCTCGCGGATTCACGGCGAGCCCGTCACCGGAAAGCTGCGCTCTCGCTCGCTACAATGGGAGCCGGCGCCATCGGAAGCGCGATTCTCTTTCCGGTCGCACGCGACGTCCTGCTCGCGCTCGGAGGCACCGGACTGTTCGCTGCGGTCCTGATCATCTATCTCACACCCGAGAGATTCGTCTCTGCTGCCGTTGGTGAACGGATCTTCGAAGCGCTCGAGAGTGACCGATCGGCGATCATCAGCGAGCTAGAGCTACGAGAGCAGCAGGTCTACCTTCCAATCGAGATGGAGTCTCGGAGAGGCGTTCGGCTGTTCGTCCCTCAGTATCGCGAGTACGAGCGCCCTTCAGACGACGAACTCGGTGCCTTCTTCGTCACCCCGTCGAACGAACTGGCCCGCGGGGTGGCGTTCGAGCCGACCGGGTACGCGCTTTACGACGAGCTTCGACGGACCGTTCGAGGGGGCTTCACTGACGACGTTCCAGTACTCGCCACCCAGGTCGCTGATGGAATCGCCGAATCGTTGGAACTGGTCGAGACAGCTACAGCTGACGTCGAAGAGGGACGGGTTTCGGTCGCGGTTACGAACAGCGCATACGGCCCCGTTGACCGCCTCGATCATCCGGTCGCTTCGGTCGTCGGTGTGACGCTCGCCGCGGAGCTCGGTACTCCAGTCACGATGGACGTAACGAGCACGACCGATGCGGATTACTTGATCACCGGTCGTTGGGAGTAGAAGAAGCGTTTTGGTCTATCTCAGACCCGCAAGCAGTACAGAGATCAGATTGCCATTCGACGGTCACACGTATCTCCGTGTCCCGACCGCACTCCGGACAGTGTGCTAACCGAGTAATACTCATCACTTGTTTAATGGGCGGTAAGAATATGACTCTAATTTAAATAACCAGGGAGGTTACTGCCAGCTATAAAAAACTACCAGGGGAGTTTTTCAGTTGAAATTATTCTTTCACTCCCTATGTTTTCTCCCATCACTAGTTGCGACAGCTCCATTCGGGCCATCAGTCACTGGGATCTCGACAGTCGAAAGCAGATCCTCGATCACATCACCGCTCGTTACACCGCTGAGTTCTGCCTCAGCTGTAAGCACCAGTCGGTGTGCGAGGACTTCGGGCACCATCGACTTCACGTCATCCGGGATGACGTAGTCCCTACCCCGGATCGCCGCTCGGGCTTTCGAGGTGTGGAGGAGCGCGAGGGAGGCTCGTGGCGATCCGCCGTACTCGACATCGGGGTGGTCGCGACTGGCCTCGACGAGCGAAAGGATGTAATCGTGTACCTCGGATACGACGTGAACAGCGATTACGACCTCCCGAGAGTCTAAGAAGTCGCTCGGAGAGACCACCTGTTCGATACTGTTCGCTCCGAGATTCGGTTGCGGTCCGAACCGATCGAGGAGCGCACGCTCTTCATCGTGGGTCGGTATGTCGACCGTGAGTTTCAACTGAAAACGGTCGCGCTGGGCTTCGGGTAGCTCGAACGTCCCCTCCATCTCGATCGGGTTCTGCGTCGCCACTACCATGAACGGGGAGGGAAGTGTGAGCGTGTCTCCTTCGATTGTCACCTGACGCTCCTGCATCGCCTCGAGCAACGCACTCTGGGTTTTCGGCGTCGCTCGGTTGATCTCGTCTGCGATCAGCAGGTTGGTGAATATCGGCCCGCGTTGGAGGACGAATTCACCGGTCGATTGCCGATAGACGTGCGTACCGGTGATATCTGCGGGTAAGAGATCGGGCGTCATCTGGATTCGTGATTCGTTTAGGCCGCTCGCGCGTGCGAACAGATTCGCAGCAGTCGTTTTCGCGACGCCCGGAACGCCTTCGAGCAGGACGTGACCGCCCGTCAACAACGAGATGGTGAGGTTCTCGATCAGGTCGGCCTTTCCGATTAAAACACCTTCTATCTCGTTCTGCAGCGCCGTGTACACATCGTCAGGATTACTCATTACTATCGTCTCTCTTCCGACGCGACATAACGGCTGTGACTACACGATCCCGCCGTTCGGCATCCCACTCTGGATACCGATCGTCGAGCATCGACCGCATCTCACGCTCTGTCGGAACGTCCGGCGTCCGCTTGCCAATCGTCGGTTTCAGCCGCCGTAAACGGACACCGGCCCGTTTTAGCGTCGACCATCGGTAGACAGCCCCGATACCCAGTATGATGCTCCCGCCGAGGATCGCCTGCATCGACATCGACTCGCGAAGGGTTAAAACCGCTGCAGTGAGCGGCGGGATCTCACCGGTATGAGAGGTGTCGAAGACCACTCGGTCGTGTGTCGAGAGGAGTCCGTGGACGAACGCCCTGTTGCCCTCACGTTCGAGCATCGCGTTGATGAACACGCTCGGATCGCTGACTGTGACGACCTCTCCATCGCCAACCGGTTCCGCAGTGACGACCGGGTAGGGACCCATCTCGTCGCCCTCGGTGAGTTCTCCGGTACGGGTTCGATCGAGATATGCGAACTCCGAACTGCGAACGAGAACGGTCGCATCGCCTTCATCGAGCGCAGACCCGTGATTGAGCGTCAGCTCTTCGACCCCGATCAGATACGGATGTGCGGCCACCTCCGGAGCGACGACGAGCGCGGGTGACCGATAGTAGCTGCGTTCGTCCCGGAGTGGATCGCCGTCGATACGTGCACTCGCACCGAGATCCTCTAGTAGAGGGTTCGTATGCGGTCCGTAGGCGTCCGCGACGACGAGCGTCCCACCCCCCTCAACGAATGCGGTAAGGCGGTCGCGGTCGGCAATCTCGTACGGCTCGTTCGGTGCGAGAACGAACACTACCGACCCCTCCTCCGGTAGCTCCTCATATCGCTCGGTATTAGTCAGAACGATCGTCTCCGCGTCCGCTGACTCCGCCTCTCCCCGCAGCTCCGACGTGCCCTCCCACGAGGGTGTGAAGGCGCCGAACGCGACACCGGAGATGCTCGCCGCAACGACAACCGTCACTACGACGACGGCGCCGAGGCCGATCGCGAGCAGTTCGGGGTACGTTCGGTTCGTAGGAATCCAGTCCATCTCAGAGCAACTCCCAGGGGATGACCTCGACGAGCCACCGTGCGACGATGTACCCGAAAACTGCGAGACCGACCAGGATAATCCACCGAAGCCGTCGTCGCCACTCTGGCGTGACGTTCACCGGCGCCGTGAGTTCGGTGACGATCAGCAGTCCGATCAGGGAAAGCAGGAAGAACAGCTCTGGCGAGAGGGCGTCGAACAGTGTTAGCAGTACAATGACCGAGAGCATCCACGCAATTTGGCCATTTAGGAATAGCCGTCGTCGCCGTGTAAGCATCTATCGGTCCCCCTCCCGCAGGTCGACTGGTCTACCGGTCGAGTCCTGAGACGGTCCTCGAACGGAGTCGAGGAGACGGGCAGTCCGGCTGTTACGAATCGCGTCGGACATCGTCACCGGTTGTATCCGATCACCATCTTCCTCAGATTCATTTAGTAAACAGCACCCAAGGAAGAACCCGAGTGCGACCGAGGAGACGCTCAGTCCACCGAGAAAGAGCGATTCGAAGCCCATGAACAGAAAGAGCGCAACCGTCGACCCGACGACGAACGCAGTCCACACCGACCAGCGCTTTCGGATTCCGTGGGCCAGCGCGTAGGCGAGGGAACCGAGATACAACGATCCAGCGATGATGCCGGTATTTAGCAGGGCGTGGAGGAAGGAGTTATGTGGACCTGAACTCCGACCGATCTCCGGACCGGGATCGACGAACCCGATTCCCCAGAGCGGATCCTCGGCAAGCCGTTCGAGATACTGTACCCATCGGTTGACTCGACTCATCAGCGTTGAGTCCATCACATCCGGAATGTGTCCGATACGTATTACCGCATACAAGGTGAGAACACCGACACCGAGCCCTCCAACAACCAGCCAGCGGTCGCGTCCGGAGAGTACTATCAGCGACCCAACAGTGAAGCCGAGATAGGCGGCGTCACCTTCGCTCATAAATAAACCGAGCACGCAGGTTAAGAATGCGAGTGCCCAGAGCAGGCCACCACGCGCCAAGACTGTATAAAGCGCTGCGAGCGAGACTATCATCATAAACAGACCGTAGCTGTTAGAGTTAGAGAACACCGACCGAGTGTGGATCGGAAACCGCTCGTATCCCATAACGTTCTGACCGATCGGAGCAGGGCTCGATCCCATGATCGTAAAAGGATCGCCCTGCGAAACCCGCCAGAGCATCCAGATCCCGAAGAGAGACATGAGAACACCTAAGAGGGTGAGTCCCATCGCGAACGTCTGTTTTCGGCCTCGGACCAGCCGTGGGAGGACAATTACGGTGGCAAACACCGCAATCGGCGTAACGACGATGTACTCGAACAGTTCCGTGTGGGGGGAGTAAAACTGGTAGTGGGCGACCAGCCCCAGCCAGTACCCTCCGATAAGCAGCAGGAAGATCGGATCAGTCCGAAGACGGATGTCCGTCAATAGAATGGCATATACGATAATGATGAGTAACACCGAAAGAGAGATCAGATATCCTTGGCGTGAAGGAATAAACCACGTGTTTGGAGCGACAGCGGCCGTGATGGCGAGGACCGCGAGCAACGGATAGTGTAGCGGAACGGTCGGCTGACTCTCGGACCCCCCTCCCCATATCAGTCGAGTACGGTCCATTCTCCCCCCTACGGCTCACGCAGTCTCGGCTGCCTCGACTTCGACCTCGCCGGTGATCCGGCGCTCGGCTTCCTCTCTGTCCTCGGGATAGCCGACGTCGATCCGCCAGCCGTCGATGCGGATCGCGTCGATCGTCCGGCCCGAGCGGATCAGCAGGTCGATCGCCTCACTGATCTCGTACTCGCCGCGGTTCGAGGGTTGGGTGAGGTGACACGCGTGGAAGATCGCCGGCGTGAACGTGTAGAAGCCGGTCATCACCAGGTTCGATGGCGGGTCCTCGGGTTTCTCGACGACCTCGATTATCTCGCCGTACTTGTTCGTCTCACAGACCCCGTACCGATCCGCTTCCTCCCAGGGTACTTCCTCGACGAGGAACGCTGCGTCCGCTCGGTCCTCGTGCTGGCGTCGAACGACGTCCGCGAGGTTCGCGTCGAAGACGTTGTCACCGAGCATTAGCATGAAGTCGTCGTCGATGTGCTCCTCGACGGTGAGCAACGCGTGTGCGAGCCCGCTCTGTTCGCGCTGGTGGGCGTAGGTGATCGGCGTGCCCTCGAACTCGTCGCCGTAGTGGTCGATGATGACCTCCTTCTTGTAGCCGACGACGACGAGCAGTTCATCCGCGCCGAGTTCGACGAGCTGTTCGAAACAGCGTGTGAGAATCGGCTTCCCGTCTATCTCGACCATACCTTTCGGTTTCTCGTCGGTCAGC
This region of Halalkalicoccus sp. CGA53 genomic DNA includes:
- a CDS encoding AAA family ATPase, with translation MSNPDDVYTALQNEIEGVLIGKADLIENLTISLLTGGHVLLEGVPGVAKTTAANLFARASGLNESRIQMTPDLLPADITGTHVYRQSTGEFVLQRGPIFTNLLIADEINRATPKTQSALLEAMQERQVTIEGDTLTLPSPFMVVATQNPIEMEGTFELPEAQRDRFQLKLTVDIPTHDEERALLDRFGPQPNLGANSIEQVVSPSDFLDSREVVIAVHVVSEVHDYILSLVEASRDHPDVEYGGSPRASLALLHTSKARAAIRGRDYVIPDDVKSMVPEVLAHRLVLTAEAELSGVTSGDVIEDLLSTVEIPVTDGPNGAVATSDGRKHRE
- a CDS encoding DUF1616 domain-containing protein, which gives rise to MNRRDLALLIPEPVRRLPADLVGVVALTILAVASTLVPVVNESAIRVLSGLVFVLFLPGYAFIAALFPERGESPRPDGEGIDENRGIDWVERLALGFGMSVALVPLIGLVLTFSPWGLGFGPIVLSLSGFTLVCVAVAAARRQALSPDERFSVPWRTWTERARTELFDPDDRVEAAVNVALALSIVLALATMGYAIASPQQGERFTEFYLVTEGDDGEYVAAGYPEEFVSGESQPLVAGIENREHETVEYSVVIQLQRVDTEGNDSTVVEREEVDRLGTTLAHNESEMIEHEVTPTMTGEDLRLTYLLYKDDPPSEPTRENAYRSLHIWVDVE
- a CDS encoding DUF58 domain-containing protein; this translates as MRFTRRYWATASLVAVLSGGAVVLVQPVLFFGAALVGGWLLARQFAFVDELNSTVESLELSQTLEKERAVSGTPVPLVVTASLQTPATLDIHVRGGVPVTASASSQAEFTIEPGVTEESRVIDLQWGVAGKFTLQEAAVTAADPYGLFTEQVSMGTTPTITVEPRGPRSVHLGRAGEQVRRALGDHEVDPLDVGLEPEEVRQYVPGDAVRMIDWKATARFDFPHVRTFETETDRTTILIMDHRGPMGMGHEGETKLDYARHAGLLFAREARARRDPLGFYAVSGDGTSLRHPPTGTNRGYAAIRAHLYDLNVNEAGDVSHRGGPLMRKNRRTAGRLIGDDSPFAITLRTYLTHGDSSVVNTERKPLLACTRMHVDRQQGATRTVIVTDDSHGEEVREAAMIARRGNNRVVVVLTPTVLFEPEGLGDLATAYDRYVEFERFRRSLDVIDRVEALELGPGERLSAVLNAGERRSPERRSPARS
- a CDS encoding DUF4350 domain-containing protein, translated to MDWIPTNRTYPELLAIGLGAVVVVTVVVAASISGVAFGAFTPSWEGTSELRGEAESADAETIVLTNTERYEELPEEGSVVFVLAPNEPYEIADRDRLTAFVEGGGTLVVADAYGPHTNPLLEDLGASARIDGDPLRDERSYYRSPALVVAPEVAAHPYLIGVEELTLNHGSALDEGDATVLVRSSEFAYLDRTRTGELTEGDEMGPYPVVTAEPVGDGEVVTVSDPSVFINAMLEREGNRAFVHGLLSTHDRVVFDTSHTGEIPPLTAAVLTLRESMSMQAILGGSIILGIGAVYRWSTLKRAGVRLRRLKPTIGKRTPDVPTEREMRSMLDDRYPEWDAERRDRVVTAVMSRRKRDDSNE
- a CDS encoding HEPN domain-containing protein, which translates into the protein MLSNRRLVLAGSVLIVGVCLLGAFGAVGVADPSNETTEHEHPDEAEVEGNESAVSQWLRDRLDDRLGESSVLLSERQYDGARDAVGEEYDELLGRYAEVEDSEDEETEDEERRTAEEFEEAVENQRNLTDDVEAYERTYEEYQDAVEDGDGDRARDLARDLDELAASIEERADRADDEYDRIEEETGRDTSAERESVENIRSEIDSQHSEVREREFVETELSVDGDPTEISFREPMTLSGTVQTVEGEPVTNEPIALEIEGQRLSTTTTATGSFSVPYRPTVLPLDASALEVEYVPERGSPYVGSNATVPVSVEQVDSTTEVTENTESAAFGDDLMVNGTVSADDVAVDAVPVVLVVDGEEYDRTETTQNGTFTVNTTVPANVPSGDADVRVLTDLEDQALSNSEAIVPVSITETQSDLEVRVEPTGEDGAIIAGELSTTAGEALPNQTIEIDVEGARTEVRTTDEGTFERTITLPDEPTATVTVTYADPGSNIEDAEVSMTLDLNDGDGAGSLDGLLDSYGIPVSGDTLLLSALVAVMGVALAVGISRRRASRGTEDEIEGENELPGATGVTTNAQAIRALLLAARKRLRAGETDRAIQSAYAAARLALGRGPSEAMTHWEFYQTCLAEGLSEKEIDCLKSLTTRYETAVYAPYSTPTDVADEAIGDAERFAES
- a CDS encoding O-antigen ligase family protein; this encodes MDRTRLIWGGGSESQPTVPLHYPLLAVLAITAAVAPNTWFIPSRQGYLISLSVLLIIIVYAILLTDIRLRTDPIFLLLIGGYWLGLVAHYQFYSPHTELFEYIVVTPIAVFATVIVLPRLVRGRKQTFAMGLTLLGVLMSLFGIWMLWRVSQGDPFTIMGSSPAPIGQNVMGYERFPIHTRSVFSNSNSYGLFMMIVSLAALYTVLARGGLLWALAFLTCVLGLFMSEGDAAYLGFTVGSLIVLSGRDRWLVVGGLGVGVLTLYAVIRIGHIPDVMDSTLMSRVNRWVQYLERLAEDPLWGIGFVDPGPEIGRSSGPHNSFLHALLNTGIIAGSLYLGSLAYALAHGIRKRWSVWTAFVVGSTVALFLFMGFESLFLGGLSVSSVALGFFLGCCLLNESEEDGDRIQPVTMSDAIRNSRTARLLDSVRGPSQDSTGRPVDLREGDR
- the aglF gene encoding UTP--glucose-1-phosphate uridylyltransferase AglF, which gives rise to MKAVVLAAGKGTRLRPLTDEKPKGMVEIDGKPILTRCFEQLVELGADELLVVVGYKKEVIIDHYGDEFEGTPITYAHQREQSGLAHALLTVEEHIDDDFMLMLGDNVFDANLADVVRRQHEDRADAAFLVEEVPWEEADRYGVCETNKYGEIIEVVEKPEDPPSNLVMTGFYTFTPAIFHACHLTQPSNRGEYEISEAIDLLIRSGRTIDAIRIDGWRIDVGYPEDREEAERRITGEVEVEAAETA